CTGTCCCATTGCAATGCAGGAAATAAACAGCAGGAGTATTGAATAATATATAAATTTCATCAAAAACGAGTATTTAGTAATTTATTAATTCTCACTAAAAGCACGGCCGGGCTTACAGGTTTGGCTATAAATTCGTTTGCGCCAATATCAAAAGAATCCAGTTCTGTCTGTTCTACACCCGAGGAAGTCAGAATAATGACCGGAATATCAGATTTAAGCGTCTGCCTTATGTACTGGGTAATTTCCATACCGCTGATTCCGGGCATGTTTA
This portion of the Flavobacterium gelatinilyticum genome encodes:
- a CDS encoding response regulator transcription factor yields the protein MRIILAEDNDILRKSLSFFLESKGFSVDQYSDGKDALDAIEKNEYNLVLTDINMPGISGMEITQYIRQTLKSDIPVIILTSSGVEQTELDSFDIGANEFIAKPVSPAVLLVRINKLLNTRF